One segment of Vicia villosa cultivar HV-30 ecotype Madison, WI unplaced genomic scaffold, Vvil1.0 ctg.002683F_1_1, whole genome shotgun sequence DNA contains the following:
- the LOC131639538 gene encoding uncharacterized protein LOC131639538, which produces MLAYGVAADAVDEYIKIGGTTALECLRRLCKGIICLYEQVYLRAPTQDDLQRILHVSEMRGFPGMIGSIDCMHWEWKNCPKAWEGQFTRGDKGTTTVILEAVASHDLWIWHAFFGCPGTLNDINVLDRSPVFDDVEQGKAPSVNFFVNQRPYNMAYYLADGIYPSYPNFVKSIRLPQSEPDKLFAKFQEGCRKDIERAFGVLQARFKIIREPARLWDIADLGIIMRSCIILHNMIVEDERDSYSQRWTDFEQSGESGSSAPQPYSTEVLPPFANHVRARSEFRDPNVHQELQADLVKQDRPCGGARSATTQGLRFFRASNFKKGLNIN; this is translated from the coding sequence ATGTTAGCATATGGTGTGGCAGCAGATGCGGTCGATGAGTACATCAAAATAGGAGGTACTACAGCATTGGAGTGCTTACGTAGACTCTGTAAAGGAATCATATGCTTGTACGAGCAAGTGTATCTGAGAGCACCAACCCAAGATGACCTGCAAAGAATACTGCATGTTAGTGAAATGCGAGGGTTCCCAGGGATGATTGGGAGTATTGACTGCATGCACTGGGAGTGGAAAAATTGTCCTAAAGCATGGGAAGGACAATTTACTAGAGGGGATAAGGGAACCACCACAGTTATTCTTGAAGCAGTTGCATCTCATGACCTATGGATCTGGCATGCCTTTTTTGGATGTCCGGGAACGTTGAACGATATAAACGTTCTAGACCGGTCACCAGTGTTTGATGACGTGGAACAGGGAAAGGCTCCAAGTGtgaatttctttgtgaatcaacGTCCATATAATATGGCATACTATCTAGCTGATGGTATCTACCCTTCTTATCCAAATTTCGTCAAATCGATTAGACTTCCTCAAAGTGAACCCGATAAATTATTTGCAAAATTTCAGGAGGGATGTCGGAAGGACATCGAACGTGCATTTGGAGTGCTCCAAGCTCGATTTAAAATCATCCGTGAACCAGCTCGCTTGTGGGACATAGCTGATTTGGGTATCATCATGAGGTCATGCATCATATTACATAATATGATTGTTGAGGATGAACGAGATTCATATTCTCAACGTTGGACCGATTTTGAGCAATCTGGGGAAAGTGGATCTAGTGCACCACAACCATACTCGACCGAGGTGTTACCCCCTTTTGCAAATCATGTGCGTGCTAGATCAGAGTTCCGTGATCCAAATGTTCATCAAGAATTGCAAGCCGATCTAGTGAAGCAGGACCGGCCCTGTGGGGGTGCAAGAAGTGCTACCACACAGGGCCTCCGATTTTTTAGGGCCTCAAATTTTAAAAAGGGgcttaatataaattaa
- the LOC131639539 gene encoding uncharacterized protein LOC131639539: MAYQTYQDFSTNSSNPYCLHPNENLALVLVSPLLDDKNYHSWSRSRHIALISKNKEKFIYGSLPKPPTTDPLYAPWIRCNTMVLVWLHCSISEHIAKSVLWIDSATGVWKNLQTRFSHSDLFCISDIQENLYKLRQGNLDVSNYFTQLKVLWDELDNYRPIVACSCAIPCSCGAIASIQTYRAQDCVIRFLNEKFTHSKSHIMMMIPLPDIDKAFSLVIQQEREMQSSIAATIPTENNNEETTAFQVQTNSGSYNDNPPYSKNNTQGLAGARGHSRVCTHCGRTNHGVETCFLRHGFPPSFKGKNKSQSAGTNNHSASTVTLASEASHRSLLYLQWDSLKSSTTVSLNSSNSQNLMLKPIPYPPPHFP; encoded by the coding sequence ATGGCTTACCAAACCTACCAAGATTTTTCTACCAATTCCTCAAATCCTTACTGTCTACACCCAAATGAAAACCTAGCACTCGTTCTAGTTTCTCCATTACTGGATGACAAGAACTACCATAGTTGGTCAAGATCAAGGCATATTGCTTTGATCTCCAAGAATAAGGAGAAGTTCATTTATGGCTCCTTGCCCAAACCTCCAACTACTGATCCCCTTTATGCGCCATGGATTCGATGCAACACCATGGTTCTTGTATGGCTTCATTGCTCAATTTCGGAACATATTGCCAAATCAGTTTTGTGGATTGATAGTGCCACTGGTGTATGGAAGAATCTACAAACTCGCTTTTCTCATAGTGATCTGTTTTGCATATCTGACATTCAAGAGAACTTGTATAAGCTACGACAAGGTAATCTCGACGTTTCTAACTACTTTACTCAGCTTAAAGTTCTATGGGATGAACTCGATAATTACCGTCCTATTGTTGCGTGTTCTTGCGCCATCCCATGTTCTTGCGGTGCTATTGCATCCATTCAGACTTACCGTGCTCAAGATTGTGTTATTAGGTTCTTGAATGAGAAATTTACTCATTCAAAATCCCATATAATGATGATGATTCCCTTACCGGACATTGATAAGGCGTTCTCTTTGGTTATTCAGCAAGAACGGGAAATGCAAAGTTCTATAGCAGCCACGATTCCGACTGAAAATAACAATGAGGAAACTACTGCATTTCAAGTACAAACCAATTCAGGAAGCTATAATGACAATCCTCCATACTCAAAGAACAACACACAGGGACTTGCAGGAGCTAGAGGTCATAGCCGTGTTTGTACACACTGTGGAAGAACAAACCACGGGGTGGAAACTTGTTTCTTGAGGCATGGATTTCCACCTAGTTTTAAAGGCAAGAACAAGTCACAGAGTGCTGGTACCAATAATCATTCCGCTTCCACAGTCACTCTTGCCTCAGAAGCTTCCCACAGGAGTCTACTATATCTTCAATGGGATTCACTCAAGAGCAGTACAACAGTATCATTGAACTCCTCCAATAGTCAAAACTTAATGCTCAAGCCAATTCCATATCCACCTCCCCATTTTCCATGA
- the LOC131639537 gene encoding uncharacterized protein LOC131639537: protein MPRNLSQTPPFNGYVTMENANFPSGGVPEFPEFSTQLTIGGMIVSNEVAPNSLDSTPKSRKTQQPAWNTEQNLVLISGWIKFGTSSVVGRNQKGETYWGKIDEYCNEHCSFDPPRDGPACRNRFNYMNKMLGKWIGAYDGAKRMQGSGWSENDVLAKAQELYACGKNVRFTLMEEWHALRDQPRYGSQVGGNIGSGSSGSKRSRESDACGSNTVESSAYPIGREAAKKKGKKKSKKYASEVVDKEWAEYKEFKTKELERLDNIALMQQQANNIALEKTKTKKMKMYLKLTSEEHLDDRKKQLLKKLEAELFDN, encoded by the coding sequence ATGCCGAGAAATCTATCTCAAACACCCCCATTTAATGGTTATGTGACAATGGAGAATGCAAATTTTCCAAGTGGTGGTGTACCTGAATTTCCCGAATTTTCAACACAACTAACTATTGGTGGCATGATAGTTTCTAATGAAGTCGCTCCAAATTCACTGGATTCAACTCCTAAGAGCAGGAAAACTCAGCAACCAGCATGGAACACTGAACAAAATTTGGTGCTAATTAGTGGGTGGATTAAATTTGGAACAAGCAGTGTTGTCGGGAGAAACCAGAAAGGTGAAACATATTGGGGTAAAATTGATGAGTATTGTAATGAGCATTGCTCATTCGATCCTCCGCGTGATGGACCTGCATGCCGAAACCGTTTTAATTATATGAACAAAATGTTGGGTAAATGGATTGGCGCTTATGATGGCGCTAAGCGTATGCAAGGAAGTGGTTGGTCGGAGAATGATGTTTTGGCAAAAGCGCAGGAATTATATGCATGTGGGAAGAATGTTAGATTCACTTTAATGGAAGAATGGCACGCTCTCCGTGATCAACCACGTTATGGTAGTCAAGTAGGAGGAAATATTGGCTCAGGAAGTAGTGGATCTAAGAGATCTCGCGAGAGTGATGCATGTGGCTCAAACACTGTAGAATCCAGTGCTTATCCTATAGGAAGGGAGGCAGCTAAAAAAAAGGGTAAAAAGAAAAGCAAGAAATATGCCTCGGAGGTGGTGGACAAAGAATGGGCTGAATACAAAGAATTCAAGACGAAAGAGCTTGAACGATTGGACAACATAGCCTTGATGCAACAACAGGCTAACAATATAGCCTTGGAAAAGACTAAAACTAAGAAAATGAAGATGTATCTAAAGCTAACTTCCGAAGAGCATCTAGATGACCGGAAGAAACAGCTGTTGAAAAAGTTGGAGGCAGAACtgtttgataattaa